In Fusarium falciforme chromosome 9, complete sequence, the sequence GGCAAATCTTCTACATGGCGTGTTCGGAGCTGTTTGCGTACGAGGGGGGAGATACCTGGGGCGTATCGCACTATCTGTTCGAGAAGCCGGGCGCGTAGTTTGGGAACTTGGAAGTGTATTGCATCTTTTGATTTCATTcctgagcttcttcttcatctgctCTATATACACCGCACCAAAGCCAATGTCTCTTGGCGCCCCAACGCTCGTGTTGTCATAGATGCTGCGGGAATGGGAAGTAGTCGTACATGGTTGTCGTTTAGTGGTCCCAAGGGTGCTTGAGACCGAGGAGCACGGCACCTGATGAATATTAGCCATTGTTGCCCAGGCACAAGAGCTCCCCTGTAAGAGCATGCGCGCTTCAACATACCATCCTTCTTAGCCCGGTACATCAGCTATAAACCCCAACCCCGTTAGCAATTCCACTTCTTGAATCCTCATCCACATCGGCTCAGCTCGGTCCAGGTCGACTCACGAAGAACCACATGCCAGCACCCAGGGCAGTGGCAGTGAATCGATAGATCCGGGGCACGTGAGCCACCGGGGGCTTGGGGGGCCCATTGAAGCTGTGGTGACCGTggccagccatgatgaagcgTCGGTTGATGTGTCGGCCGGGGGAAAGATCGCTCGAGTCGGGGGTTCGGCCTGGAGGAATTAGGCGGGTTAGCGGTTGCTGAGCTGTTGCGAGAATCGTTCGGGAGAAGGAAAATGCCGCTGACGTACGGACAGACCGAATTGAGGGACGTGGACAAGGCGATCGAGGTCGTGATGGTACGGCAATGGTTGTGGATGGAGTCGTGAGCCGAGCCAATTCGGAAGAGGCTCTGATTAGGTAAGGATGACCTCTGATTGGCTGTGAGGTAgatatgtatgtatgtaatCAACCAAAGACTCTCTTAGATACATGCAGACGCGTCTATCGAGTCAGCACCTCTATCGGGTCCCTCCCACATCGCTCACAGTGGGGTTCCCGCTTCTGGACCCATTCCGCGCCCGTCTGAGGTAATGCGAGTGATAGCTCCGAACAAACGACAAGGCTGTCCATGTCATCGAAGATACCACCTTGCGTTTAAGAGCTGCCTTGGCTAAACTATGTTACTGGTATAATTCTCTTTGTTCATTCTTACCCTGTCTTTCAACGTCTTTCATCGTTCGTGTCAAACATTTTGTTGGAAAAGAATATCCATCGCCTTTGTTCCCCCTCCTCGTTGCATCTCACCTTTACCCAGTATCATCAACCGGAGTCAACAATCTTGAAACTAGCACGCGACACTTGAAAAGCATATCGCATTCTAGACACCAAAGTCGACGCAAAGAGTCGACAGCGGGAACAGGAGCCAACCATGGCGACTCCCAAGTTCAGTACAAAGTCTCCTACGATTCGTCGTATACGTCAGTCTCCCCGTCTCATCTATCACTCCTCCAACCCCGTCAACAcccatcttcttggcttgATACTGACTTACTATAATAGTTAAGGAAGCCGCTGAGCTATCCAACTCTCCGTCCGCCGATTACACCGCAGAACCCCTCGAGTCCGACCTCTTCGAATGGCACTTTACCCTCCGCGGCCCTCCCAACTCAGTCTACAGCAACGGCCTCTACCATGGCCGCATCGTGCTCCCTCCTACGTATCCTCTGCGACCCCCTAGCTTCCGCTTCATGACCCCGAGCGGTCGCTTCGAGGCCAATCGAGAGATCTGCCTGAGCATCAGCGGCCATCATGAGGAGACGTGGCAGCCAGCCTGGGGAGTGCGAACAGCTCTGGTGGCGTACGTTGTATCCCCCTCATACGAAAAACGTGTATGCAGAACTAACGTGATGTAACCCGCAGGCTCCGAAGCTTCATGGAAACCGACGCCCGTGGTCAACTGGGCGGCCTGGAGACCACCGACGCCGTGCGACAACGCCTCGCAGCAGAGTCATCCTCGTTCAAATGCGCAACTTGCGGCAAGACAAACGGCGAAATCATTAAGGAGTGCGAGGAGCGAGCGAGTGAAGCCTCTTCAAGCGCTCAGGAGGTCGAGGTGCCTAAGGAGCTGAACATGGGTTGGCGCGATGAGATggaagccaagaagaagaccgaGAACACGGCCGACGAGGCAAGCGACGACGCAGAGGCGGCAGAACTGGCTGAGGGATTCGTTCAGACTGCACCTATCGCCGCTGTGGACAACTCGACCCCCGAGATCAACAACCCCACCCCAACCCGAACTACGGTCCCGAACCCCGCCCCCGTCCCGGCCGGCCCAGCACCAAACGCCGCGGCCCCCATCCCCAGAGGAGCGGCGCCCGGTACACAGCGACAACAAATACGGCGCGCATCCGACGATGGTGTCCCAGTCTGGCTTGACCGGACTATTGTCGTCCTGGTGGTGCTTCTGGTAGCTCTCGTGCTCAAGATCCTTTTTGCCCTGTAGGCAAGGATAGATAGGGCATCTTCTTGGGTCTGAGTTTGGCGTATGGTGCACTggatttttttctttttgagTGTAGCGAGTTATATATCCAATGGAAATCAGTATTTGTCATGGTACATAGCTTATACAAGCTTTGGCGCTGAAAGATGCCTTCTCACACTGACCCCTTGCCGATGACCTCCCAGAATCATCGACATGAGCCGTAACAGCATCCCTCCCaagcacatacgaccatagcCCTTAGAGAATACGGGATCCCGTCTGCTCTCCCATAGTCAAGCTGAGGAGCGCTTGAgtagtagttgggtcggtgacgaccagcgaatgcCGAGTGTTGTATGTCTTTCTTTTTGGCCTTTTTGCTAACTTTTTTAGCACTCTGTTAGAGTACAAAGGCATCGACCTCACATACCAGCGGTTGAATAGACAAGAACAAATAGCTTGAGCAATAGTTAATATTCAAAGGCTAGCTACTGCGAGTTATTAGAGCTACCTGATCTTAGCGAATAGCAATGCTTTTGTCATACACCTCTCACAACCCTGTGGTCCCTCCTCAGGGGTATCATGATACTCGTACATCGCAGCCACCTTCCATGGTCCTGTATTAGTCGTCCTCTCGTCGACCTCTCGCTCTCAGTTGCCGTCCCCATTGCCATGGGACTGCCAACCACCACCATTCTCCTGTCGTCACTCCTAGCCCATCCTCCGACTCCTTGAGCACGCCCGTCTTCTTGCCCCAATCGATAATCATCTGGGCCTCAAATTCTTCCAACACTGGCTTGAGTGCGCTGCACACTCCCTCGATCGACAGATATCCCCTGAGGGCAAAGACGAAGCAGAATGCACCCAAGATATCCATCCAACGCTGTGCATCTCGTCGCCCAAAAAAGTCAACCCACTGCGGCAGCACGCTCTCCTTGCCCGCTGTGGGAGGGCCCTCATAGATGGTCTTGCGGATCACATCGATATCCTCATCATACTTGTACGTGTCTGTCGGGACCGCCTCGATGCTGAAATGATAGTACGACTTCGGGAACTTGCGACTTTCGTAGTTGCCTGGCTCGAATCCAAGAGGAATTTTGGGCACATCCACGGGCATCAGCTTGATTCTCTCGGAAGCGTTCAAGTTTGTCAATGCCATGACAGCTCCATCTTCAAGAGTGTATGGGACCTGGAAGGTTTCCCCACGACGAAAGACAGCGtccagcttggccttgaagtcGGCTGCTTCTTGATACTTTGTCCGCTGTGCTAGTTTCCCCAGCATGTGGTAATACCATTCGTTGAGACGGTATGGTCGACCGCCAAGGGGAGCCTTCTTGCTCCTGCAGATGATTCGTTGCTGAGTCAAGTCATCAATGGCCTGCTTGAGAAGCGCGTTGTTCCGATCCTGGTCTCCTTTCGCGAGTGAGGAGAACTTTTGCCTGATCTGTTCCACCGAGTACCGGCTGTCCTCCGTGCAACACAGAGATCTCACCCAAGATCTTGCAATGACCCTGTCAGTGAGTTCGACATGTTCGTCAAGGCCGGTCAGCATCTTGTCAACAGATACAACAGCCGGGCTGCCAGTAGTAGCCTCAAACCGAGAGAAGACAGATGACTGCACATGGTGAAACTTCTCTCGCCAGTCATCCACCACTCGAGAGGCCTTGTGAGAGGTAAAGTTCTCCTCAAGAAGAGCCCTGGTCGACGGAAGATCAACGCCCTTTCTGCGTGGTAGCTGAAGCGTCCAATCAATCAGTTCATGCCAGTCATAGTCCAAGGGGTCATCGAAGTCAAACTCTGGAAGTTCCTCCTTCTGATATGCAATCAGAAACTTATCCTGAAAGTCCTTTGTGAGTTTTCCGATGTACGCGCCCTGATCCCGACGGGCAGTGATCCAAAATCGTCGAagatccttgagcttgaacGACGGGAAGAGCTTCAACAACAGTCCCCAATCGATCGCCTTGTCGGAACCACCAAGTAACACACGAACAGCAACAAATGCAGCGAGCAACCTGTCCGCTTCCTCAGAGTCAGAAGACTCATTGATTGCATTCTGAGCGTTGAGACCCTCTGATTGTTCTGCTTCGGCAGGGATGGTCGTTAAAGCGCGGGTTAGGAGGCGGACACGCTTGACTCTTGCCTGCTGGCCTTGCTGCTGCCGAACAGTAGTGGTGCGCGCACTCTCTCCGTCGGGTCCCGTTTGAGGCACTGATAGTCTCGTCCACTCAGGGctgtcgtcttcctcatcagaTGTCGAGTCGACAAGAAGCTGTCGGTCTGGGACGGCTCCTGGGAAGGACTCTGGTGTAAGTTGCCATTCCGAAGGCCACGTGAGGCCAGGAACATCGACCAACTCCATGTCGGTTCCGCTAAAGAACGTCACGAAGGTGTTGTGAGGGCCCGCTGCTCCGCGTGGCGCATGAATGAAGGACTCGGCCCATGATCGCTCCGTATCCATACAGCACTGTAGTCTCTCGATGAAGCGCTGGTATCGACCAAGATCGGTTCTATGCTGACGCTTCTGGCGTTTCAGCTCAAGGGTGCGTTCGTCAATCACATCCAGCATAGATGACCAAGCAAACCAGTTCATGTCAGGCATCCAGCCCTTCAGCGTGTAGCTGGCATCTTGCAGCTCAAAGTCTTGGGCGCTGATGTATGGCCAGGCACCAAGATCGCCGGAAACCAAAATCGGCTTGTCAAACACCACTTCCTTGGGGACGTCGTTGAaagcttcctcttcttgcaCATGACGAGCTGCGGCCTTGGAGGCGCGCTTCGATAGCCACCTCGGGGGTTCCTCGTCCAGGAACGTATTGGGCTCGAGGAACCGAATTGACTCGGGGGCACCATGGGTGGCAACGCCCGCAAAGTGTTCATACCACTTTCCTTGCCCGGCCTCGTAATCTTGATGAAAGGTAATGTCATTCCGTTTGGATGCCCGATCCGGGGACGCGCTGTTATCCCTTGCCGCTCTCTTGCGTCTCCTGCTTCGCTTCTGAGGTGGAGGAgcatcttcgtcatcatcgtccagCTCTTCTAAGGCTCGCTTCTGTGCAGCTCGTGCCACATACACTGGTGCATCCAGCATCTCAACTTCGATCGGAAGATCTCGACGGCCGCGGTTGAGCAAGTCGTGGTCCGCCAGAGCGTCAAAGGGTGGCGGGATATATGTATCTGGGTGAGctgccttgatcttgtcgagcAGATTGGTGGCTTCAGGGGAGAATGGATCAACACCGGCCTGAACTATGACGTGACACTTTTCAGTCATGCCTTTGGTACTGCGGAAGCTGTGCCAGTGTTCGGCAACGAACTTGTTCTTTAGCATATCCCGAAGCACGGCTTGATACGCGCGCACTTGGGGGATTGCTTCTGTTGGAAACATTTGTGTCCAACGTATCGTGATCGCATGCCAAAACGGCTTACCCCCTGGAAAGACGCCGGACTGCTCTGTTAGGATCTCTTGAATAATCTGGCGAATGCGAGCACTTAGAGCAGCCTTGGATATGGGGGTATCGACAACTGCCGGTGATCTGGGCTTCACAGCCGAACTGCCACCATTGAGCACACCATTGCTACCTTCCTGGCCGTTGGTCTGAGGCGCCTTTGGCTGGGGGGTCTCAGCTGTTGGCTCAGGTGCTTTCGTCTGCGACCTCGGGCGAGGGGTCTTTGGCGAGCTCGTAGCCAAATCGAAGCGGTGCAGTGGCCCGAGAACAGGACGTGGTTGTCCATCTTCATTCTGCACAAGAGCACCGTTGGTTCCATTCGATAACGGTGTTTTCGGGGTGTCAAAACTGGTGACTGGAGGGCGTCGCCATTCTGGGTTAACATGAAACGAGTCGCTTTTGAAACTGACCGTTGGCCGTGAAGACCATGATAGCCGGGCAACTGGACCTCGTAGTTTTGAAACACGTCGAGCTGGAGTTGAGaagctctcctcctccacctcttgGCTTTGATCTTCTTTCTCCGGCTCCGCCTGATCGGGTGCCTCGGCCTGTGGTGACTTGTCCTCTGCGGGAGTTGGAGTTTCtggctcttcaacctcagAGATGACTCGCTTCTTTCCGCGTCGAACTGGGCCTGCCGTGGCTTCATCGAATGAGGGGTTGCAAGCCGTCCTCGACTTTTCCAGGTGGTATTTCAAACCAATGTCGTTCTTCCAGCTGCCGCCGCACTTTTCGCAAACCCATGGACGTGGACCAGAGTCGCCATCGGTAGTCTCTGCCGCAtttcccttcttcctcgtctcgcCCCTTCTCGGGCGACCACGTTTTCTATTGCTCAAGGGGTTCTTGATTGCCGCTTCAGCTTCAGGTTCCTTCTCATTTTCATCTCCGTCCTCAATCTCTTCGGCGTCAAGAGCAGCGCTCACGAGTTCAGTCTCTGCTTTCTTCGCTGAAGATCTTGTTGACCTAGCACGCGTCGCTCGTGCAGGTGTTGCCCGGGCGGGGGTAGTAACAGCTGGCTGACTCTCGGATAGCACGTCTTTGAGATGGTCTGAAGACACCTTGAGAGTAGCTACAAGCGTATCAGCGTCGCCTGAGCCCGATGGCGCATCGTCTGGATTCAAAGTTTGTGATTTTTCTGGCACTGTCTCCTGTTGTGTTGTCGAATCTTGTGAAGGCGCGCCCGGCTCTTCAGCTGTTGTACCCTGCGAAATGACACCGTTCTCCTGGATACCGTCCTTTTGAGTTGTGTTCTCTTGACTTGTATTCTCCTGGATATCGGTTTCATGAGTTCCACTCTCCTGAGTTGCATCCTCATGAGTCGTGTTCTCCCGAGctgcttgttcttgttgtGGCACTGGTGATTCTTTAGGCTGTTTTCGGTTTGCCTTGGCTTTtgtagcagcagcaggttTCTGCTTCTTTGCGTTGCCCTTCTTGGGACGCCCCTTATTCGTCTTTCGAGTCGCCAGCCCCAGGTTGCACAGTTCCATCAATGTAGTGGAAGGTTCGCTAGAGATGCTTGTGGCAGGTATCGAGGAGAAGCCGTAGCCGCCATTTGCGATTGGAGGCGGAAATGAATCGTTTTGAGCAAAATAGCGATATGAAGCTACCTTTCCAGTCCTGGTGTGTTCACTGCGAAGTTGAAAGTGGGATAGATGAGCTGGTTGCAGGTTTGGGACGGATAAAGCAGTGGTCATGGAAGAAAGGTGGCGGCTATAAGACGGGCCCAGGGTCAAGGCATAAACGTCTGGGTTTGTCAAGCCAGTATCACCAAGTCGCTGTGCCATTTCCGCAATGATGACAGGAACTGGCTTATCTAGCGACCACGGTGGTGCTGCAGCTACTTCTGAAGCGTTAGAAGTTTGGCCGTCGGCCTTGGTtccatcgaggccatccagaTCAGGGTTTCTGGGCGTTTTCGCCTGCTTTTTGCCCGTAGCCAAGTAGACCGCCCAATCCTCAGAGTTGAAGTCTCGGACATATTTGATACAGTCTTTGAACACCTTCTCCCCCAGCTTCGCGGCGACGTATTGGATGACCCCTCGGGAGTTGAGAAAGCGGCACACCTTGGCAAGGACCTTCATCTGCCAGCGCATTCCCAGCACGCCGAGCTTGGACTTCATGTCAGTCATTCGCAGGACGCCCCATTCCTTGGCGACAGCCATGATGGTTGTGGCCAAGGCTGTGTAGTCGATAGACTCTCCAGTCCATCGGATGTGCCAGGGTACTGGGTCGAGGTTGTCAACTAAGACTTGGCGAGTGAGGGTCATGTCAGGGCGGACTTCATCTCCCCCTTCACCATCCTTTGGCAGCGGTGGCGCGAACAGTTTGAGCCACATCTTACTCGTCTTGGTTCCTCGCACGAGTGTCGTTCTTTTGGCGATGTAGCCCTTCTTAAGCAGCGCATCGGTTCGTTTGGGAACTGACCTCTTGTCCTGGTCGACGAGCCGGCCGAGATCGCCTTGCAGGATACCTTGGGTAGTCGTAGAAGCAATTCCGAGCAACAACATCCATTCAGACTTGGGTACCCGCTTGTAGTCAACCGCGTGGCCGGTGAGAGACTCCCACATGGTCTCCTCAGAGGCGTATACCAACACATGTTGAGGAGCTGTGCGGGTTTCTGATGTTGATTCTGAGGGTTCCGCATCTTGCTCGTTGGCATCTGCGGGTGGTTCAAGTGCCAATATCTCATCCAAAGTGAGACGATTGTACTTGCGATTGGGACCAACAGAGATGTCTCGTCTTGAGACAAGCCAGCTCCAAATAGTAGAGGCAGTACGATGCTGTACCGCGGGATCACCCCTACGCAGTTGCGAGAGAGGTTCAGAGTGAGTTTTTGAAGGATGGTGAATCGCGTCCAAAACGTCGCCCACGGGACACCCTGAAAGTTGATCTTGTCAGTTTCTGTCACTACAACAACGAAACATAACAAGCAGTCAGTCAAACTTGCCCTGTTCGCCGGCGCACGAGATGTGCACCAACAGGCCCGCGATCAAGCCTTCAAGCTCCGATGCCATTTCATCCAAGTTACCGTATGGCTCATTCTCGAGTCGAAGCGATgcctaaaaaaaaatctgcACAGGAATCGTCTGGGGCGAATTGAACAGAGAAGCCCCGGGTCGTTTGGGTCTGTCGTACTTTTTTTTCCGGTTGCTGCAGTCGAGGCAGATTGAAGTGGGGATGGCGGGGTGATGGAGAATGAAGCTACGCCAGCTGCGGCGGTCGAGACTGATGACATAAGCACTCTTGGCAGATTGGGGACTCATACCTGCACCACCAACGGTGCAAATAAGATCACGGGACTCTTGCACCACTGACAGTGAGGCACCTGTAGTTTTAGACAGCAGACATGATGAACTGAACCTAATGATACGTAAATTAAGGGATAAAGTTGTCAAATAATGATAgctcttttattaattttattaagttatttttgtAATTTTTTTATGCCCTTTAGGCAATGCTTTGTTCTTCTGTTGCGTTAGTAACTGTGTTATGTCTTTTATCAACGGGTGCACCTGCCACCACCTACAACAGCTCCTTCGTCCGGTCATGATGAAGGTATATTACGAAACGAGAGGTTCTCATAGTGGGCAAATGTTGACAAAGAATATCGTAAGTATGGCTCGACTAATTCGTAACGCCTGAGCTAAGTTCATCAAGTCATAGGCTAGAGCACCCTACTCTTAGCTCCCTGGTAAGTACCTCCCCTCGATCGAGCCGGTTTCATGCTCTCAGCTGACTGGTTGGACCCCATAAGCAAACCACAAAGAAACAATCGAATCACTTCCCACTCAGTTGAGAAGGGAATAGTTGATCGCCTCAAGGCGAATCTCCTCCAGGGAGGCCGGGTGAGCAACAACACATAACAGCTGGAGCTCTTGGATCGCCGTCGCGTGAGAGTTGACATCACGGGGATCTACAGTCTGCCCTACAAAGACGTTGAGTTGATGTCCGCGGACCTCGGCAGCGACTTTGCTCCACTGGTCGACGATCTCGCGGTTGAAGCGAATGCGATAGGTGGCAGCCCAGGAGATGGCGGTCCAGTCGCTCTAGGACTGGTAGACGAACTTGGCGGCAGTCTTGGACTTTCCGTGCCAGAGCTCCATGAAGTGCAGCTTGGGCATCTTCATGGCAAACTGTCCTGCTCGCACAATCAAGTCGCAAGTCTCCGGGGTCATGCTTCGCATCAGGTTGGTCGTCAGGGCCAGCTCTCGGAGATTGTGCCAGACCCAGTGGCTCTTGCAGGCGTTGAAGAACTGAGTCGCATTGGTCATGTACGAGACGGAGAGCTTCTCAAGCGAGAGGCTGAGGTGTGCCATGGCGATTCCGACCTCAGGAGAGGGGCTTCGGACGCGAGGCTGCGACTGCGCCAAGAGGGAGCGGCTAAGGATGTGCTTCTCGTGAGCCTCGTTGAAATCCTCGAAGATGACTACGCGTCGGAGCGTCCCGGGGAGTCTGAGCAGCGCGAGGTCTCCATAGCCGAGGCCTGCAATGGTTAGTCTCCTGGTGATATCTCTTGGGGGTGAGTGTGAGTACTTACGAGGGTTATTGTGCGGGATCAGGTAATACTTGCGACGTGGCTCATAGAaaatctccttgagctttggAAGACCATCAATGATCTGTTGAATGGTTGGGATACCAATGACGCATCGAGTATGTCGGCGCACAAGCAGGCCGCCGATGGCTCGGACACGAGGGAGGTCTTCGATGTTGGGCTGAAGGCCGAGACCGTAAGGACGACGCCACATGTTTtcgccatccatctcgcGAAAGGTCTCATCGCAAGGACCCTCGGGTCGGTCGAGCTCACAGATCAAGTTGAAGTCGGAGTCGATGTAGACATCCTCCCGGAAAGTATGGTCGAAGTCGCTGCGGGACCAGATGCTGATCTCCAACTTGATATCCGAAGCTCCGTCTTCATCCCAGGAATGAAGGATGGTGAAGAGCCCGATGATGGATCGTCGAAGCTCGAGGTGATCGTTCTGGGGGGCTTGGTTCAAGAGTTTGTGGTCGCAGACATCGCATTCATATCGTTCAAGCTCGATACGGAGCCAGATATGCTTGACAAGGTGTTTCTGGCGATGAATGTAGCGGTAGAAAGTTTCAAAATAGCGCCGATCGATGGTGATGTGACGATAAATCTCCTTCTCGAAGAACTGCTGCCATTCCTTGGAAACGAGAGAATAGTCGGTCAGTTTGCCGCGAGGTCGAGGGTATTCTTCAAGCACCCATTCGTAGACCTTCAAGCGAAGCTCGTAGGCCATGTCGTTCCAGCCAACCATCTTGGCTACGGGCCTAAGGCGAAGCTAAGATGAGGCTAGAACGAGGCTCAGACTAGTCAATGTCTATGAAAGTGGTTCAGAGACTGACGTCGAGATTGGCGTCGAGATTGGCGTCGAGACGAGGGAGACTCACCTTGAAGATGAGTGGAACAGCAGCTTTCAGGGACTTGAAGATGCAAGACGAAGATGTCTGACGAGGAATTGAGAATAACTTCAAGTTTACTGGTAAATATTTATATGCTGGAACAGGTT encodes:
- a CDS encoding UBC core domain-containing protein; this encodes MATPKFSTKSPTIRRILKEAAELSNSPSADYTAEPLESDLFEWHFTLRGPPNSVYSNGLYHGRIVLPPTYPLRPPSFRFMTPSGRFEANREICLSISGHHEETWQPAWGVRTALVALRSFMETDARGQLGGLETTDAVRQRLAAESSSFKCATCGKTNGEIIKECEERASEASSSAQEVEVPKELNMGWRDEMEAKKKTENTADEASDDAEAAELAEGFVQTAPIAAVDNSTPEINNPTPTRTTVPNPAPVPAGPAPNAAAPIPRGAAPGTQRQQIRRASDDGVPVWLDRTIVVLVVLLVALVLKILFAL
- a CDS encoding B-block-TFIIIC domain-containing protein — encoded protein: MASELEGLIAGLLVHISCAGEQGCPVGDVLDAIHHPSKTHSEPLSQLRRGDPAVQHRTASTIWSWLVSRRDISVGPNRKYNRLTLDEILALEPPADANEQDAEPSESTSETRTAPQHVLVYASEETMWESLTGHAVDYKRVPKSEWMLLLGIASTTTQGILQGDLGRLVDQDKRSVPKRTDALLKKGYIAKRTTLVRGTKTSKMWLKLFAPPLPKDGEGGDEVRPDMTLTRQVLVDNLDPVPWHIRWTGESIDYTALATTIMAVAKEWGVLRMTDMKSKLGVLGMRWQMKVLAKVCRFLNSRGVIQYVAAKLGEKVFKDCIKYVRDFNSEDWAVYLATGKKQAKTPRNPDLDGLDGTKADGQTSNASEVAAAPPWSLDKPVPVIIAEMAQRLGDTGLTNPDVYALTLGPSYSRHLSSMTTALSVPNLQPAHLSHFQLRSEHTRTGKVASYRYFAQNDSFPPPIANGGYGFSSIPATSISSEPSTTLMELCNLGLATRKTNKGRPKKGNAKKQKPAAATKAKANRKQPKESPVPQQEQAARENTTHEDATQESGTHETDIQENTSQENTTQKDGIQENGVISQGTTAEEPGAPSQDSTTQQETVPEKSQTLNPDDAPSGSGDADTLVATLKVSSDHLKDVLSESQPAVTTPARATPARATRARSTRSSAKKAETELVSAALDAEEIEDGDENEKEPEAEAAIKNPLSNRKRGRPRRGETRKKGNAAETTDGDSGPRPWVCEKCGGSWKNDIGLKYHLEKSRTACNPSFDEATAGPVRRGKKRVISEVEEPETPTPAEDKSPQAEAPDQAEPEKEDQSQEVEEESFSTPARRVSKLRGPVARLSWSSRPTVSFKSDSFHVNPEWRRPPVTSFDTPKTPLSNGTNGALVQNEDGQPRPVLGPLHRFDLATSSPKTPRPRSQTKAPEPTAETPQPKAPQTNGQEGSNGVLNGGSSAVKPRSPAVVDTPISKAALSARIRQIIQEILTEQSGVFPGGKPFWHAITIRWTQMFPTEAIPQVRAYQAVLRDMLKNKFVAEHWHSFRSTKGMTEKCHVIVQAGVDPFSPEATNLLDKIKAAHPDTYIPPPFDALADHDLLNRGRRDLPIEVEMLDAPVYVARAAQKRALEELDDDDEDAPPPQKRSRRRKRAARDNSASPDRASKRNDITFHQDYEAGQGKWYEHFAGVATHGAPESIRFLEPNTFLDEEPPRWLSKRASKAAARHVQEEEAFNDVPKEVVFDKPILVSGDLGAWPYISAQDFELQDASYTLKGWMPDMNWFAWSSMLDVIDERTLELKRQKRQHRTDLGRYQRFIERLQCCMDTERSWAESFIHAPRGAAGPHNTFVTFFSGTDMELVDVPGLTWPSEWQLTPESFPGAVPDRQLLVDSTSDEEDDSPEWTRLSVPQTGPDGESARTTTVRQQQGQQARVKRVRLLTRALTTIPAEAEQSEGLNAQNAINESSDSEEADRLLAAFVAVRVLLGGSDKAIDWGLLLKLFPSFKLKDLRRFWITARRDQGAYIGKLTKDFQDKFLIAYQKEELPEFDFDDPLDYDWHELIDWTLQLPRRKGVDLPSTRALLEENFTSHKASRVVDDWREKFHHVQSSVFSRFEATTGSPAVVSVDKMLTGLDEHVELTDRVIARSWVRSLCCTEDSRYSVEQIRQKFSSLAKGDQDRNNALLKQAIDDLTQQRIICRSKKAPLGGRPYRLNEWYYHMLGKLAQRTKYQEAADFKAKLDAVFRRGETFQVPYTLEDGAVMALTNLNASERIKLMPVDVPKIPLGFEPGNYESRKFPKSYYHFSIEAVPTDTYKYDEDIDVIRKTIYEGPPTAGKESVLPQWVDFFGRRDAQRWMDILGAFCFVFALRGYLSIEGVCSALKPVLEEFEAQMIIDWGKKTGVLKESEDGLGVTTGEWWWLAVPWQWGRQLRARGRREDD